In the genome of Enterococcus hirae ATCC 9790, one region contains:
- a CDS encoding RsiV family protein: MYSAQKELEQLKQVYQQQEIPHGIKNEMIKRYSLEEQRFNQRVKRKKQVKGLILSFAIIAMMFSSIFFNNQIRSFAEDLPLIGPVVKLILGKTLSDETIEIRVPQISTKDKENSQTIAGLNKKYFREGQENFEKAKVQYQDFKTNHFQVTGDYQKLLDDPRFLVIERKMTQTAADSYTEKRYDTIDKKSGVVLSLPLLFKDDQYLSVLTNEVKEQMQKNSKENPDQYYWTDDDFKDGLIKKTPLVTKDTSFYINKNHELVLVYDQFSIAPGYMGTPTFVIPKEVTRSLLASPDYLNE, translated from the coding sequence ATGTATTCAGCTCAGAAGGAACTAGAACAACTGAAACAAGTCTATCAACAACAAGAAATCCCTCATGGTATCAAAAATGAGATGATCAAGCGCTACTCACTAGAAGAACAAAGGTTTAACCAGCGAGTGAAACGAAAAAAACAAGTGAAAGGACTTATTCTATCTTTTGCTATTATTGCGATGATGTTCAGCAGTATTTTTTTTAACAATCAAATTCGTAGTTTTGCTGAAGATTTACCCTTGATTGGCCCAGTCGTGAAATTAATTTTAGGGAAAACACTGTCTGATGAAACAATCGAGATCCGAGTGCCGCAAATCAGTACAAAAGATAAAGAAAATAGTCAGACGATTGCTGGACTGAACAAAAAGTACTTTCGTGAAGGACAAGAAAACTTTGAAAAAGCAAAAGTACAGTACCAAGACTTTAAAACAAATCATTTTCAAGTTACGGGAGATTATCAGAAACTGTTGGATGATCCGCGTTTTTTAGTGATTGAACGAAAGATGACACAAACTGCCGCAGACAGCTATACGGAAAAGCGTTATGATACGATTGATAAAAAAAGCGGAGTAGTCCTATCTTTACCACTTTTATTCAAAGATGATCAGTATCTTTCCGTTTTGACAAATGAAGTCAAAGAGCAAATGCAAAAAAATAGCAAAGAAAACCCTGATCAGTATTATTGGACAGATGATGATTTTAAAGATGGACTAATCAAAAAAACGCCATTAGTTACTAAAGACACATCTTTTTATATCAATAAAAATCACGAGCTAGTCTTAGTTTACGATCAATTTTCGATCGCACCTGGCTATATGGGCACACCAACCTTTGTGATACCTAAAGAAGTGACACGTTCACTTTTAGCTTCTCCAGATTACTTAAATGAGTAA
- a CDS encoding RNA polymerase sigma factor translates to MGPIFNRYKKKKQIEKSKNLLSELIQEEYEKMFRITMNYVHNKEEALDVMQDSFHKALAAIEQGKEIERFSAWFYRILIRTAIDAWRKQKRNQSETLEEETIQLAHTTDDSLTDLHGIIEGIDSPEKEILILHFFEGFRLKEIAEILDLNENTVKTKMYRTLNQLRKILQ, encoded by the coding sequence ATGGGTCCGATTTTTAATCGTTACAAGAAAAAGAAGCAAATCGAAAAATCAAAGAATTTATTAAGTGAATTGATCCAAGAGGAATATGAGAAAATGTTTCGGATCACAATGAATTATGTTCATAACAAAGAAGAAGCATTGGACGTAATGCAAGACAGTTTTCATAAAGCGTTAGCTGCTATTGAACAAGGGAAAGAGATTGAACGATTTTCAGCTTGGTTTTATCGTATTTTGATACGAACAGCGATCGATGCTTGGCGTAAGCAAAAACGAAATCAATCGGAAACATTGGAAGAAGAAACGATTCAACTCGCTCACACAACGGACGATTCATTGACTGATTTACATGGAATCATTGAAGGAATTGATAGCCCCGAAAAGGAAATTTTGATTTTACATTTTTTTGAAGGCTTTCGTTTAAAAGAAATTGCAGAGATTCTTGATTTGAATGAAAACACCGTCAAAACCAAAATGTATCGTACGTTAAATCAGCTAAGAAAAATCTTACAGTAA
- the rpoE gene encoding DNA-directed RNA polymerase subunit delta, whose translation MEISVFEGANKNELSMIEVAHAILEQRGDVMDFSDLANQIQTYLGKSDSEIRDSLAQFYTDLNIDGSFISLGDNRWGLRSWYAIDSIDEEVNHGIDEEDEDTPRRRKRKKVNAFINDDEDAIDYNDDDPEDTDLSDEDDDDLFEDDDDDDEEIAAYNSDLQEIGADDTSDDEEELPGNIEEDLSIIEDDDEDEDYEDEEFTEE comes from the coding sequence TTGGAAATTAGTGTATTTGAAGGTGCAAACAAAAACGAATTATCAATGATTGAAGTAGCACATGCGATCTTAGAACAACGTGGCGATGTGATGGATTTTTCTGATTTAGCCAACCAAATCCAAACCTATCTTGGAAAATCAGACAGTGAGATTCGTGATTCACTGGCACAATTTTATACTGACTTAAATATTGATGGTAGCTTTATTTCATTAGGTGACAATCGTTGGGGCTTGCGTTCATGGTATGCGATCGATTCGATCGATGAAGAAGTAAACCATGGAATTGACGAAGAAGATGAAGATACACCTCGTCGACGCAAACGTAAAAAAGTCAATGCCTTTATCAACGATGATGAAGATGCGATCGATTATAATGATGATGACCCAGAAGATACTGACTTGTCTGACGAAGATGACGATGATCTTTTTGAAGATGATGATGACGATGATGAAGAAATCGCTGCTTATAACTCTGACTTGCAAGAAATCGGTGCAGACGACACAAGTGACGATGAAGAAGAATTACCAGGCAACATCGAAGAAGATCTAAGCATCATTGAAGATGACGATGAAGACGAAGACTACGAGGACGAAGAGTTCACCGAAGAATAG
- a CDS encoding DUF1934 domain-containing protein, whose amino-acid sequence MAQSQGTPISIKLRTKVMQNGEHQDFFFDLKGQMVKIGDTLYIRYQEIQENTAEEIPVTIKLMPDGQVQLIRAGETRMRLKFGYRERLETTYRTPYGMLQIETYTKELHVSLKDRPTAGKVMIEYDLLMGPEKLGEYYLTLDFTA is encoded by the coding sequence ATGGCACAATCGCAAGGAACACCCATTTCAATCAAATTACGGACGAAAGTCATGCAAAATGGGGAACATCAAGACTTTTTCTTTGATCTGAAAGGTCAAATGGTCAAAATTGGGGATACGTTATACATACGATACCAGGAAATTCAGGAAAATACAGCAGAAGAAATCCCTGTAACGATCAAATTGATGCCCGATGGACAGGTTCAATTGATTCGTGCGGGAGAAACACGGATGCGACTAAAATTCGGGTATCGTGAACGTTTGGAAACAACGTATCGGACACCTTATGGCATGCTTCAAATTGAAACGTATACCAAAGAATTACATGTTAGTTTGAAAGACCGACCAACCGCTGGGAAAGTAATGATTGAATACGACTTGCTAATGGGACCAGAAAAATTAGGGGAATATTATTTAACTTTAGATTTTACTGCTTAA